Within the Opitutaceae bacterium TAV5 genome, the region ATGTGCTGGCGGGTGGTGACGAGGGCATGCTCGAAGCGGGCGACTTCGGCGGCATGTTTGTCCGGCTCGACATCGTAGCAGGGGACTTCGACGTCGTTCTTGATATAGATAAAAGCAGGTCCATACGCGATGCCTTGCGAGGCAGCGATGCCTGGCACGGTGTACTCGGTTGGACTGCTCTCGGAAGTCATGCGGCGGGTGCTTCCGCCGGCGGCGCCGGGCCGCCAGTCGCAAGCACGGCAAATCACGCGGGCGCGGAGGCGGGCGGTCAATACGGTTTTCCGGATGCACGGGGTGGAGGAGGCCCGGAAAGAGCGGTTTTGTGCTGGCCGCGGAGAGGAGGGGGCGTGCGGGGAACGGCCGGGACGAACGGGGCGGGGGACGGTCGAGGTTGTGATGGTCTCGGAGGATTTTTTTCTCCAGAGGTTTGGGCACCATGCCGTTGTCATCACTTTCCGGATCTGTTTCCGCCGCACTGCCCCCGCCTTCACCGCTGCCGCCGGCAGCCGGGGGGGCGGCGCTGGTGACGGGCGGGACGGGGTTTCTCGGACGGCGTCTGGTGGAGCGCCTGCTGGCGGCGGGCCGTCCGGTGACGGTGCTCGCGCGAACGCCGGCGCCGGATCTGGAGGCGTGCGGGGCAAAATTTGTGCGCGCGTCGCTCGACGATGCGGCGGCGGTGGCCGGGGCGTGCCGCGGGGCGGAGACGGTTTTCCATGTGGCGGCGCGCGTGGGCGTGTGGGGGCGTTACGAGGATTTTTACAGGACCAACGTGCTCGGCACGCGGGCGTTGCTGGAGGGTTGCCGGCGGCACGGGGTGCGGCGGCTGGTTTATACGAGCACGCCGAGCGTGGTGTACAACGGCCGCGATCTGGCCGGCGCGGACGAATCGCTGACGTTGACGGAGGCGTGCCCGAGCCCGTACCCGCTGACCAAGGCCCTTGCCGAACGCGAGGTGTGCGCGGCGAGCGCGGCGGGGCAGGAAGCCGGGCATGCGCTGCGCACGGTGGCGCTGCGGCCGCATCTGATCTGGGGCGTGGGTGACCCGCACCTGGTGCCGCGCGTGCTGGAGCGGGCGCGGGCGGGGCGGCTGCGGATCATCGGCGACGGGCGCAACCGCGTGGACATGGTGCATATCGAAAATGCGGTCGATGCGCATGTGCTGGCGGAGCGCGCGCTGGCGGAGGCCGGCGGCGCGGCGGGGGCGGGGCAGGGGAGCGCGGCGGGCAAGGCGTATTTCGTGACGAACGGCGAACCGGTCTTTTTGTGGGACTGGATCAACGGCCTGCTCACGGCGCTGGGCGAGCCGCCGGTGCGGCGGCGGGTGTCGTTGCGCGCGGCGTCGGCGATCGGCGCCGTATGCGAGACGGCGTGGCGGGTGCTGCGGAAGCGAGGGGAGCCGCCGATGACGCGCTTCGTGGCGGCGGAGCTGGCGAAGGACCACTGGTTTTCGATCGAGGCGGCGCGGCGCGATCTGGGTTATGCGCCGCGCATCAGCATGGCGACAGGGACAGCAGAACTGGTGGCGTGGCTGAAAGAGCAGGCGACGCGGCGCGCGTGAAGGCGCGACGGTTTTCAGGCCGTCGCTCCTTCGATTCTCACACACCGTTGCCCGCCAGAAAATCCGACGCCCATGGCTCCACGCCTTCGTGGGCGAGGAGCCGGCGCTTGGCGTCTTCGCCGAACGCGAAGCCCGTCAGCGAGCCGTCCGTGCCGATCACGCGATGGCAGGGGACGATCAGGGCGATCGGATTGGTCCCGTTGGCCCGGCCGATGGCCCGGGCCGAGGAGTGGAGCGCGCGGGCCAGGTCGCCGTAGCTGCGGGTTTCACCGAATGGAATCGCCCGCAACGCCTCCCATACGCGAAGTTGGAACGGGGAACCTTGCGGCGCGAGGGTGAGGTCGAAGGTCCGGCGGCTTCCGGCGAAGTACTCCTCGACCTGTTCGCGCGCCGTGCGCAAGCGGACGGCGTCGCGCATCGGCGGCTCGTTGCGGGAACGCGTTTGCAGGGCGTGAACGTCGCCAAAGGCAGTGGCAACGATGGTGCCGTATTCATCGGCCGCGATGGAGAAGTCGCCAAGGGGGATAGAAAAGGTATCGTAGTAAGATTTCATGACAAATGAAGAGAGGCGGGGAGAATCAGATGAAGAATGGCCACAAAAAGCACAAAAAAAACACGCCGCGCATGAAGTCCTCCATCGCGCTTACAAGCGCGCGGGAGATTCACGCCGGACAAGGAGATTTTTTGTGCTTTTTGTGGCCATTCATTCCGGATCGGGTTGCAAGGATTGCCAGAGGTGGGCGGTGGCGAGGCTGCGGTGCGGTGAAAACACCGACATCAGCCGCCGGGCGGCGTCGATATCGGGGCGGGTTTCGAGACCGAACAACGCGACGAGCCCGCTGGTGACGCCGGTGTCACCCCAGGGCACGCAGTCGGCAAAACCGAGCGAGCGCATCATGAGGTAGTTGACTGACCACGGGCCGAGCCCGCGTATTGCGAGCAGGGTGCGCTCGGCGCGCGTGGCGGAGAGATGACGCAAGCCATCGAGATCGAGCTTGCCGGCGGCGACGAGTCGGGCGGCGTTGATGAGGTAATCCGCTTTCTGGCGCGAGAACTTGAACGCGAGCAACACCTCCGGTTCGAGTGCGGCGAGGGCTGCGGGCGTCGGCAAGGCGACGAGACCTTCGCCGGCCGGCTCTCCTGTGTGGAGAGCGAGGCGCTGGCGAAGCTGGAAGGCGAAGGGGAGGTTGATCTGTTGGCCGATGATCGCCCACAGGAGCCCGTCGAAAACCGAAAATGTCTGCACGAGCCGCAGGCCCTCGCGGCCCTTGACGAGCCGGGTGAACCCGAGCCGCCGGGCAAGGCGGGAGAATCCGGCGGCGTCCTGCGCGAGGCCGAGCAGCCGGGTGACGAGGGTGTGCGCCTCGCGGGCGGGGCCACGCGAGAGCGTCACGCGCACGGTGGCCGCGCCGCTGCTGCCACCGGTGTCGGAAAACTGCAGCGTGAGCAACGCGGGGGCGCCGTCCAGGCGGATGGCGGCGGTGAAGGTGTCAGCCTCGAGTTTTTCGGTGACACCGTACGGGTCGCGCCCGAGCGTGCGCCAGAGCCGGGCGACCGGGTAGCCGGCGGGCAGCGTGAGGGTAAAACTGCGGGCATCGGGCGAGCCGAGTTCGCGAAACGCGGCGGGGGTGAGGCCGTTGAACTGACGGAAATGATCGTGAAACGAGGATTGCGATTCGAAGCCGACGGATCTGGCCACGTCGAGCAGCGGGGCATCGCCGGCGGCGAGCAGCGCGTTCCGGGCGGCGTCGATCCGGGCATGCAATAACAAATCGGCGGGCGTGGTGTGGTAGTGCTGGCGAAGCAGTTCGAAGACGCGTGTCGTGCCGAATCCGGAGCGCCGGACGATGGCGCGCGCATCGGGAAACGCCTGTGGCGCGGCGCGCACTTCCGCGACGAGCGCCTCGACGGTTTCGAGCACGGGATCGGCGCCGCGTTCGAAATCGTCGGGGTGGCATTTTTTGCACGGACGCAATCCGACCTCGCGCGCCGCCTCGCACGTGGGAAAAAAGCGGATGTTTTCGGGTTTCGGTTTGCGGGCCTTGCAGGAGGGCAGGCAGTAGATGCCGGTGGTGAGCACGCCCGTAAAAAACCGTCCGTTATAATCCGGATCGGAGGCGAGGAATCGCTCGTACATCTGCGCATGGCTCATTCGCATGCCGACACGGTAGCACATCGGCGGCCGGTCTGTCGTCCGGAGAATTTCGGAGCAATTTTGATTCGATAATGGCGAATGGTGATCATTTCCTGTCTGTTCTCCGTGCCCAAAAAGGTGAACAAGCCCCCGATGCCAGCCAAACCCATCAACCCGGCGATCACCATGCGCCACCTCGCCGACGCAGCGGGGGTTTCCAAGATGACGGTTTCATTGGCCCTGCGCGGCCATCACAAAATCTCCGAAGCCACTCGCATGCGTATTTGCAATCTCGCGGAAAAGATGGGCTACCGGCCCAATCCGTTTGTGCAGACGCTGATGGCCAACCTGCGCGTCACACGCCCGGCGAGCTATCATTCGACCATTGCATGGATCACGGCCTTTCCCACGCGCGACGGCTGGAGGCGGCATCGGGTCCACAGGCTTTATTACGAGGGAGCGACCGCGCGCGCCGCTGCGCTAGGTTACAAGATCGAGGAGTTTTGGTCGCTGGAACCGGGCATGAGCGGAGCCGCCTTGAGCCGCATCCTGCGCATGCGCGGCATCCGTGGCCTGGTGGTGCCGCCGGTGGGCACTCCCGGCACGCGGCTGGACATCAAATGGGAAGATTTTTCGTGCGCCACCATCGGATACAGCTTCATGACGCCGCGCCTCCACCGCTCCGCCGCCAATCTGCACGATGCGATGTGGCGCGCCCTCGACGAGTGCCGGCTGCGTGGTATCAGGCGCATTGGCTTCGCGACGCCGGCCGACACAGACAATCGTGTCAACCATAGCTGGCTTGCCACGTTTCTGGCCTGGCAAAAGTTCGCCCCGGCAAAGGACCACCTGCCTGTGATCCACACATCGAAGCCATTGGAAGACATGTTGCCCGCATGGTTGGAACGATATCGTCCGGAGGTGATCATCAGCCCGAATACCGAGTTTCTGAATTGGCTGCCTGCCTTGGGAAAACGCGTGCCAAAAGACATTGGCTTTGTGACGCTGAGTCATCCCGCGGAGAATTCCTCCACGATCAGCATCAGTGGTATCAGCCAGAACGATTTTTATATTGGCGAGGCGGCGGTCGATCTCGTGGTTTCACAACTTCAGCACAATGAGACCGGGGTCCCGGCGCGCCCGCGGATCGTGTTGACGGAAGGGTCGTGGGTGGATGGCAAGACGCTGCCGCCGCGCATCCCTGCCGAAGCCGCGCCGCCCGCTGCCCAAGCCTGACGCATTCGCCCGTCACGTCCAGGCCATGCGACCGTATTTGGGCGGTGTCGTCCCGAAACGCTTCCGGAAACACCGATGGAAGCCCGGCAGATCCCTGGACCCGCCGGCGAGGCATACCTCCAGTACACTCCGCTCAGCGAATTGTCGCGCCAGAGTACCGCCGCCGTGCGCAGTCGCTGCTCCATCAATCAGCCTTGAGCAATCCGGGTGGGAGGAGGGAGGGCGGGCCGACGTGCTCCGGGTCAACTCACGGCGCGGGGGCGTGATAGTCGTTGTTGTTGTAAGAGTAGAAGGAGATGAGGTTTTCGCCCTTCACCCAGCGCACGGAGCCGTCGGCGCGAGCGGCGTTCTGGCCCTGCACCGTGGACGCGCCGGTGTCGGGGTCGGAGTGACCGTGGAAACGACCGCCGGTCAGGGTGGTCACGCAGGTCCAGAGCGGGAAGCGCGCGGGCACCTGCTCGATTTTCTGGAGCGTGGTGGAGTCGAGGTTGTAGCCGGTTACGACCGCGGACTTGAGGGGGAGGTTGGCCCAGTAGGCATAGGTCGTGTAGTTGCCGAGGACGGGGGTGTAATTCGAGGACTCATGGTTGCGCCAGTTCTTCAGCGGGCCGGGGCAATACATGATCGGATACTTGGTCGCGGTGCCGCCGAGGTAGGGGCGAAACTCCTCGTTCCAGTCGGCGGTGACAAAGGCGTGCGGCGCCTTGTGCGACACCGTGCCTCGCGGGCGGGCGGGGATGGTTCCCCTGTTGTCTTGCGCGAAGGCGACGGTGGCGAGGGCGAGCTGGCGGAGGTTGCTCGCACAGGTGGCCCTGGCCGCGGTCTCGCGGACCTTGGCGACGGTGGGGAGAATGATGGCCGCAAGGATGCCGATGATGGCGATGACGGTCAGCAACTCGATCAGGGTGAAGGCGGCGCGCCACCGCCGCCGCTGCGTTCCGGCATAGGGGAGGATGTGAGGTAGTTGCGGGTTCATTGAGGTGACGGTTTTTAAGGTAAAAAGACGGGGCGCCTTCAATCACGGCTGCCACGGCGGCGGATACCCAGCGCACAGAGCGCGGCCAGCCCGGTGAACACAGCCCAGGTCGAGGGCTCGGGGACCAGCGACAGCGTGAGGTCGTTGCCGTTGTAGTGCAGGAAAAAATCATACGAGCCGGTGTTGTTGGTCAGGGTAAGCGCGTTGCTCGCGCCGAACGCCTCGCCGTTGATCGTGGCGAAGGTACCCGAGATGGACGAGAAGCCGTCTATCAGCGTGAAGCCGGCGACCGGGGTGAAGTCGGCGGCGAGCGTCAGGCTCAGGTTGGCGCTGTCGCCAAGGGTGAGTATGCCGGTAAAGTCCAGCGAATTGAAAGCTCCGTCCAGGGTGGCGCTGAACTCGGTGTTGATCGTGGCGGCCGCGACGTTGTCGAAGACGCCGCCGGCATGGGCGAAGGTGCCCACGGTCAGGGTCGCCACGTTGCGCAGCGTGCCGCCCGTCTGGTTGAAGGTGTCCACCGTGACAGTGCCCCCGGTCAGGTCGAGCACGCCGCCGCTCAGGTTGACGGTGGAGGTGACATTGGTGCCTTCGGTCAGATTGCCGCCGATCGCGAGCACGCCCCCGGCAAGGTTAAGCGTCGCGTTGACCTCGCCGGCATTCGCGCGGCGGCCCAAAATCAGGTTTGTATCCACCTGGACGTTCGCTGTCCCTGAGATATCGAGAACACCCACGGTCGCGGTGGGCGAGCCTCCGCCGGAATCCGCCACCCAGATTTCACCGGCCTTGAAGGTGCCTCCGGTGATTTCCAGGTGCCCCGCCACAGTGCCATTGGCGTGGCCTTGACCAGAAGCACCTTGCTTCCGTCCGACGACGACCAGGGTCGCGTCGATATTTCCGTCCCCGATGATCAGCTTCGATGTGAAGGTGATGTTGTTCCCGGCCGTGCCCGATACACCATTCACCGCCGAGCCGATCAGCAGGGTGCCCACACGCGCGTCAACCGAGCCCGCGCTGAAATCCGCCGTGGACGTGTAGCTGCCGGCAGTCGGGTTGTAAGCCCCGGTCAAGGCGCCGATCGACAGATCGGCCCGGGAATCTCCGCCCGCACTGCCACGAACCGTGAGCGTCGGGATTTCCGCCGCGGAAGCATTGGCCGCCCCGGAGTTCGCGGCCCGGAATGTGACAAGTCCCGGGGACCGGCCTGAGGCAAAAGCGATGGTGTCCACGTTCAGTTCCGTGCTGCTTCCCAAATACAGTCTGTTGCTCTGGACGGTATTCCATGCGCCATAGGTTCCCGAGCCGCCGCCGGTCAGGGTGGAGGCGGTAATCGTGCTGTTGCCGGCCAGGTAAACAGTGCCGGAGCCGCCGCTGCTGCCGATGGTGGTGCTGCCGTAATTGAACGCATTCACTGTGGCGGTGAAGGTTGCGAGGTACGACAGGTCCAGCACGGCGGCGGGATTGCCGCCGCTGCCCGTCGCGTTGTTGGTCACCGTGAAAGTCGCGGCGCTGTCGTTGATCGCCAGGGAGCCCGCGCCGGTGAACGCCGCCCGGGTCTGGAGACTTGAATTGCCACTCTGTCCTCCCACCAGAAACGCACCGCCCACGGTGAGCGTGTGACCGGCGCCGATTTCGGTAACGTGCCAGTTCGAGGTGTGGTTCCAGGTCAGGGAATTGATCGTGAAATCTTCGTCCACGATGTTGCTCACCGTGGTCGCGTTCGCGGTCGTGCCGGTCGCACCGAACGTCACCGCTGTGCCGGCCGGCGTGGCGTCGGTGCTCCAGTTGGCAAAATCCGACGCCGACCAGCTCAGGTCGGAAGACGCGCCTGCGTCCCAGACCGTCTGGCCAAGGCCGACAACGGCGGAACCGGGCAAACAAGGAAGCAGGAGAGAAACAAACAACGGGAGCTTTTTCATGCGGAACGGGGGGGGGAGGATTGCGGTTGTATTCAGGTTGCGAGAACCGCACAGGCGGCTCAACGGAAAGATAGGTTTACGCGTAATCCCTCGGCGGAAGTTTGGGCGAGCGACGTAGCCACGCGGTCACGAATCAACACGAAATCGGGCCGCCCCGGCCGCCTGGGATCGTCGAGAATAAACACCAATACGCGCAGCCCCGGCGACATCGGCAGGCCGGTCGAGCGCAGGCGCCGCCAGCCGTCCGCCGTGCGACACGCCAGCTTGAAAGGCAGCAGCCGGTTGACTTCCGGCAACGCCGCCGGCACGACCCGGTCGCGCCCCGGAGCGACCTCGAAGGATCGCTCGCCCAGCGTTCCGCCGAGTTCCATGCTCGAATAATTCAGAAGGCGTACCGACTGCCCGGGGAACACTCCGTAGCTGTCGTCGATCACTTGAATGCGGATACCCGATTCTCCCGGCGCAGGCGCGGAGCTGCGACCGAAGATGAGGAGCACCCGCGTCATACCCGGAGGAATCGTGACCGAGACCACGGGCGTCTCGGTTTTTCTGCCCTCGCGCACGACGGTGCGGCTGAACACCAGCGTCCCCGGCCCGGCGCACTCCATGGCGGGCGAGCGGTCGCGCCAGGGAATCGTCACGGAGCGCAATTCATCCCTGTGCGAGTAGTTCAGGACCAGACCGGAATCGGAGCCGAAGGTGTCCCAGGCCAGCGCGGTGAACGTCACCGGCCGCAGCGTGGGGGGGACGGCGGCGCGGAGCGACGGGAGGATACCCGGGAGCCAGAACAACAGCAAGGTGAGCACGGACAGGAGCGGTTTCATATTTCGTCGGGGCTGAGCCAGCGGAACCGGGTAATGACAAACTTGCGGCCAAAGGTGCGGCTCGCCGCGCCGAGCGCGGGATCGTCGAGGCGAAGTTCGGCGGATTCGCGGCCCACGAATTCGGGCAGGCGCTGCACGATGGCCTCGCACCAGGCGCGGCCGGAGATCTCGCCGGTGACGGGATTGCGCACTTCCCCGCAGGCGCGCACGCGGAACGTGTCGGAGCGGGCCGACATTGCCGGCGCGAGAGGCGCGAGCAGGTCGCTTTGCAACAAAAAGCCGGGCGCACCGGTGGCGCGCAACTTGCCGCGGGCCGCGTCGGGATTGTCGGCGTTGTCGAAACTGGCGGGGACGATCTTCGCCGGGTCCAGGCCGGGCAGGTCCTTCAAACCGTCGCGGCCGCCGCCCGAGGTGGAGGGGTCGGCGGTGTTCACCACGGCGTCGATGGCCGCCTGCACGACACCCATCTGGTTGCGCGGGTCGGTGGCGGAGCGGGACAGGTCGCGATTGATGAACTCGGCCAGGCTGCGGGCCGGGCGCCCACGAGCCTTGATACCCTTGACGATCTCGCTCGCGAGCGCCTGCAGCCGGGCGGTTTCAAGGGATCGGTATCCGGTCCACTCATACATGTTGTTTTTCGAGACGGACGGATCCCGGTCGTGCAGGCGCGAGAGGCGTGGGAAGGGGCGGACGTTGCTGTCGGTGCGCGTGCCGGAGCGGGTGCGGTAGGCGTAGTCGGCGGCCTGCACGCTGCCGAGGAAGGCGGCCCAGGCCTCGACCGAGGTTGAGTTGACGTTGAACGCGCCATCGATGAGCAGGCGGGTGGCGGCAAGTTGGTAGCCGTCGGCTCCTTCGAGCGCGGTGAGATCGGCCGGAACGCCGGCGGGATCGTGGAAGCGCAGGCGGGAGTTGGGCAGACGGGTGGGGTGAGTCGCCAGCGAAGCCGGCAGGGTCGAGATGAAGAACCGGTCCCACAACGCCTCGTTGAGCGCGTAGCCGTAGTCGGGCTGGTCGTGCGGGTAGAAGACGGAGGCGAAGCTGTTGCCGAGCGGATACGCGGGATGTTTCGCGTCCACGCCCCAGTTGACCTGCCCGAGACGGCCAAGGGAGACGATTTCCTCGTTCTCCCGCAAGACGTCG harbors:
- a CDS encoding AraC family transcriptional regulator, which codes for MYERFLASDPDYNGRFFTGVLTTGIYCLPSCKARKPKPENIRFFPTCEAAREVGLRPCKKCHPDDFERGADPVLETVEALVAEVRAAPQAFPDARAIVRRSGFGTTRVFELLRQHYHTTPADLLLHARIDAARNALLAAGDAPLLDVARSVGFESQSSFHDHFRQFNGLTPAAFRELGSPDARSFTLTLPAGYPVARLWRTLGRDPYGVTEKLEADTFTAAIRLDGAPALLTLQFSDTGGSSGAATVRVTLSRGPAREAHTLVTRLLGLAQDAAGFSRLARRLGFTRLVKGREGLRLVQTFSVFDGLLWAIIGQQINLPFAFQLRQRLALHTGEPAGEGLVALPTPAALAALEPEVLLAFKFSRQKADYLINAARLVAAGKLDLDGLRHLSATRAERTLLAIRGLGPWSVNYLMMRSLGFADCVPWGDTGVTSGLVALFGLETRPDIDAARRLMSVFSPHRSLATAHLWQSLQPDPE
- a CDS encoding N-terminal cleavage protein, coding for MNPQLPHILPYAGTQRRRWRAAFTLIELLTVIAIIGILAAIILPTVAKVRETAARATCASNLRQLALATVAFAQDNRGTIPARPRGTVSHKAPHAFVTADWNEEFRPYLGGTATKYPIMYCPGPLKNWRNHESSNYTPVLGNYTTYAYWANLPLKSAVVTGYNLDSTTLQKIEQVPARFPLWTCVTTLTGGRFHGHSDPDTGASTVQGQNAARADGSVRWVKGENLISFYSYNNNDYHAPAP
- a CDS encoding methylated-DNA-protein-cysteine methyltransferase, with the translated sequence MKSYYDTFSIPLGDFSIAADEYGTIVATAFGDVHALQTRSRNEPPMRDAVRLRTAREQVEEYFAGSRRTFDLTLAPQGSPFQLRVWEALRAIPFGETRSYGDLARALHSSARAIGRANGTNPIALIVPCHRVIGTDGSLTGFAFGEDAKRRLLAHEGVEPWASDFLAGNGV
- a CDS encoding 3-beta hydroxysteroid dehydrogenase, coding for MPLSSLSGSVSAALPPPSPLPPAAGGAALVTGGTGFLGRRLVERLLAAGRPVTVLARTPAPDLEACGAKFVRASLDDAAAVAGACRGAETVFHVAARVGVWGRYEDFYRTNVLGTRALLEGCRRHGVRRLVYTSTPSVVYNGRDLAGADESLTLTEACPSPYPLTKALAEREVCAASAAGQEAGHALRTVALRPHLIWGVGDPHLVPRVLERARAGRLRIIGDGRNRVDMVHIENAVDAHVLAERALAEAGGAAGAGQGSAAGKAYFVTNGEPVFLWDWINGLLTALGEPPVRRRVSLRAASAIGAVCETAWRVLRKRGEPPMTRFVAAELAKDHWFSIEAARRDLGYAPRISMATGTAELVAWLKEQATRRA
- a CDS encoding transcriptional regulator, whose amino-acid sequence is MVIISCLFSVPKKVNKPPMPAKPINPAITMRHLADAAGVSKMTVSLALRGHHKISEATRMRICNLAEKMGYRPNPFVQTLMANLRVTRPASYHSTIAWITAFPTRDGWRRHRVHRLYYEGATARAAALGYKIEEFWSLEPGMSGAALSRILRMRGIRGLVVPPVGTPGTRLDIKWEDFSCATIGYSFMTPRLHRSAANLHDAMWRALDECRLRGIRRIGFATPADTDNRVNHSWLATFLAWQKFAPAKDHLPVIHTSKPLEDMLPAWLERYRPEVIISPNTEFLNWLPALGKRVPKDIGFVTLSHPAENSSTISISGISQNDFYIGEAAVDLVVSQLQHNETGVPARPRIVLTEGSWVDGKTLPPRIPAEAAPPAAQA